GTGGAATTCGTGCAGGTTTATGCATGTTCTTGCACTCGATGCAGGAGGACGTGCAGCCGGTCACCGTCTCCTGCGACCCGTCAATTCCAGGAAGCCGGATGCGCGACGAACCCACCAGCCTGCCGCTTCGCCTCGAAGGCGTCCGCTATGCGGTCGGGGGAACGACGCTGATCCCGGGGATGGACCTTATTCTGGAAGGGCGCGCTCCCACGGCCGTCCTCGGTCCGAACGGTGCCGGCAAGAGCCTCACGTTGCGTCTCTGCCATGGCCTGATCCGCCCGACCGCCGGCACTGTGGATTGGTTGGGACCCGGCGCCTCGCCCGGGCGCAGGCGGGACGCCATGGTGTTCCAGCGGCCGGTGATGCTGCGACGATCCGCGTTCGGGAATCTCGTCCATGCGCTTGCCCTCGCCGGGCATCGGTACAAGGCCCGCCGCGAGGCGGCCCGCGCAGCACTCGACCGATTCGGCTTGGGTGCGCTGGCGGACCGGCCGGCCCGCGTCCTGTCGGGCGGCGAGCAGCAGAGGCTTGCATTGGCGCGCGCGTGGTCCCTGAAACCCGAAGTGCTGTTCCTGGACGAGCCGACCGCCAACCTGGATCCGACGGCGACCCGAGCCGTCGAGTCGATGATCGGGGAGTTCGTGCGTGACGGCATCAAGATCGTCATGACCACCCACGACCTCGGGCAGGCGCGCCGACTCGCGCAGGAGATCATCTTCATCAATCGCGGCCGGGTGATCGAGCAAACGCCGGCGGCATCATTCTTCGACCAACCGCGGACCCAAGAAGCCGCAGCCTTCCTGAGAGGAGACCTCCTATGCTGACCACCCTGACGCGGCGGCGCCTGTTCGGCGCCCTGATGGCTGCGGGCCTGTGCGCGACCTTCGGCCTGCCCGCCCTGGCGCAGGACCGGTTCATCACGGTCGCATCGACTACCTCGACCGAGCAGTCCGGCCTGTTCGGCCACATCCTGCCGCTCTTCAAGGCGAAGACCGGCATCGACGTCCGCGTCGTGGCCCAAGGCACCGGCCAAGCGCTGGAGACCGGCCGCCGCGGCGACGCCGACGTCGTTTTCGTCCATGACACCAAATCTGAGGAAAAGTTCGTCGCCGACGGTTTCGCCAGGAAGCGCCACGACGTGATGTACAACGACTTCGTGATCGTCGGCCCCAACTCCGACCCGGCCGGGATCAAGGGCATGAAGGATATTTCATCGGCTCTCAAGAAGATCGCCGCGGTGAAGGCCCCGTTCGCCTCCCGCGGTGACGACAGCGGGACCCACAAGGCCGAACAGCGGCTTTGGCAGGTGGCCGGCGTGGACACCGCCTCGGCAGCGACCGGCTGGTACCGGTCTACGGGTTCAGGCATGGGGCCGACGCTGAACACCAGCGCCGCGATGGACGCCTATTCCCTGACCGACCGTGGCACCTGGCTGAACTTCAAGAACCGAGGCAACCTGACCATCCTGCTTGAAGGGGACAAGCGCCTGTTCAACCAGTACGGGGTCATGCTGGTCAATCCGGAAAAACATCCGCATGTAAAGGCCGAGGACGGCGCCAGCTTCGTCGATTGG
This Skermanella mucosa DNA region includes the following protein-coding sequences:
- a CDS encoding ATP-binding cassette domain-containing protein; translated protein: MRDEPTSLPLRLEGVRYAVGGTTLIPGMDLILEGRAPTAVLGPNGAGKSLTLRLCHGLIRPTAGTVDWLGPGASPGRRRDAMVFQRPVMLRRSAFGNLVHALALAGHRYKARREAARAALDRFGLGALADRPARVLSGGEQQRLALARAWSLKPEVLFLDEPTANLDPTATRAVESMIGEFVRDGIKIVMTTHDLGQARRLAQEIIFINRGRVIEQTPAASFFDQPRTQEAAAFLRGDLLC
- a CDS encoding substrate-binding domain-containing protein, coding for MLTTLTRRRLFGALMAAGLCATFGLPALAQDRFITVASTTSTEQSGLFGHILPLFKAKTGIDVRVVAQGTGQALETGRRGDADVVFVHDTKSEEKFVADGFARKRHDVMYNDFVIVGPNSDPAGIKGMKDISSALKKIAAVKAPFASRGDDSGTHKAEQRLWQVAGVDTASAATGWYRSTGSGMGPTLNTSAAMDAYSLTDRGTWLNFKNRGNLTILLEGDKRLFNQYGVMLVNPEKHPHVKAEDGASFVDWLTSAEGQKAIAGYKIGGEQLFFPNADKSGS